The window TGAAGAGCGTTTTTACCATGAATTGCATGAGGCCAAACGGAAACATTGCCAGCTTGCCGTGTTCGTCCTGGACATTGACCGGTTTCGCGTTTTTAACGATACGATGGGGCGCGCGTTCGGAGACAAGCTGTTAATGCGGGTAGCCGGCAGAATCAAAGGCTGTCTAAGCGACCGGGATTTGCTCGTACGCATGGACGGCGACGATTTTCGCTTGCTGCTCCCGCAAATTGCGGATGCGAAAGCGGCCGTCGAAATGGCCGAAAAGCTGCAGAAAGCGTTTCAGGACAGCTATATGATTGACGGAAACGAAGTTCATGCGACGATCCATATCGGCATCGCCTTGTACCCGACAGACGGCGAGGATTTGGAGACGTTGTACCGTTGCGCAAACTTCGCCATGTACCATGCGATCGAAAGAAGTGCGCCGTACCAGTTGTACGGACCGGAGATGAACCCCGGATTGCAGCAGTTGATGATGATCGAGAGCGATCTGAAGAGAGCGATCCAGCGGGGACAGTTCCAGATGTACTACCAACCGCAGGTCAACTTGGCCGACGGAAAAATGATCGGCATGGAAGCGCTGATCAGGTGGATTCATCCGGAAAAAGGACCGATCTCGCCAACGCAGTTTATTCCCGTCGCGGAAGAAACCGGCATGATCATTCAAATTGGCGAATGGGTGATCCGCGAAGTGTGCGCGCAGCAAAAAAGATGGCAGAACGAGGGGATTGCGCTTTTGCCGGTCGCCATTAACTTGTCGATGCGGCAATTTACGCAGTCTAACATCGTGGACGTCGTACGCGAGGCGTTGGCCCAAAATGATCTTTCGCCAGCATGCATCGTATTGGAAATTACCGAGTCCATGACGATGAATGCGGAAAGAGCCACTGACGTGCTGCGCCAGTTCCGCGGCGTGGGCGTCGGCATCCACTTGGACGATTTCGGAATCGGCTACAGTTCGTTAAACTATCTGAAACGTTTCCCCCTGGACAAAATCAAAATAGACCGTTCGTTTGTCCGCGATATGCTGGATGACGAAAATGACGCCAGCATCGTTTCCACCATCATATCGTTGGCTCACCACCTTGGATTGAAGGTCATCGCCGAGGGCGTGGAAAAACAGGAACAGTCGAAATTCCTGCAAGAGCAGCGCTGCGACGAAGTCCAAGGATTTTATTACAGCCCTCCCGTACCTTCCGCGGAATTGGCCAAAATGTTAAAAGCGCAATAGCCGCCCAACCGCGAGATGCGCAATCGTGTGGACCGGAAGTCCCCTGTTCGGATGCGGGACTTTTTGCTTATAAAACTGGTTGCCAAGAACTAGAAAATCATTGTATAATACTGGCATTAACGATAAAGGCAAAGCTATCGAAAGGTAGTGACGCAAAGCTGAGGGTCTAAAGCACTGCTTCATGCAAGCGGAGCAATGACAGCCTGGTTGCCGAGATATGTGTTTTTTTGCATATTGCGGCCCATTATGGCCGCATTTTTCATCTTAACCAACGGGAGATCATGAACAGCTCAATCTGCATACGGCAAAATCAATGATAGAGACAGGAAGGGGGAAAATAGCATTGATCAACAATGGCAGAGTCGAGTTTGGCGCGAATTATCTCCGCAGCGAAGCGCAACTTTCCCTGCTGGCCTTAATGCACAGCAGAACGGTGCTTGAAAGCATCGATTATGTTTCGACCGGCACGATTTCCTATGCGGAGGGAGATATCCTGGAAGTGGAGATCTTCGACACCGAACGATTCTCGCTGGGCGAGACCTTAAAGGTTACCGTCTATTCGCCCATCGGGATTTTCACGTTCTACTCCACAATCATTGCCAGGGCGGAAGATGCGTTAATGATTTTCCATCCCCCGGAGCACCAGAAGAAGTTCGGAGAGAAGCGGGATTATCCCCGCATACCGGTTACGAAGGAGGCCTCGATTATTAGTTTAAGCGCTCCAAGCGAAACGGACGTTATTTCGCCGGACCTGCCGCTTGCAGTCAGTTTGCGGAATATGAGCATGGGCGGCATCGGATTTGTCGTGGAAGAAACGTTGCATATCCCGGAACGCGCACGATTAACGCTGGAACTGGAATTTGACGAGCCGTTCGCCTGTACGATGGAAGTTGTCAGAAACAAGCCGGAGACGGATGGCTTCAACTACATCGGCGCGAAATTTGTCGATTTGCAAGATCCGTTGTTTTCATTTTTGCGCAGTTACATCCTGCACGCGCAGGTGGAACTGTATTATCAAAACAAAATCGCCAACAAACATGATCAAAGCAAAGAAAAACGCCACTATCGTTCATTGGTATAGCGGGCGGCCCGCATCCTTCCGGATTAATTCGGAGGGATTTTTTTTGTCCTGATGCATCTGTACCACTATAATGCCTAAACTGTAGCAACAAATTGGCGAATAAAAGTAAAAAATATCACAGTCCAATAAATACCTGTATATTATACTAAAAGAGCTTTTTTTTATTTGCTGACAGCCGCAAAAAATGTGTGTTCAGAAGCGGGTGATGGCGTTTACAACATTTATTGTTGCTACATTTTTTAGTTGCTGTTATGATGATATTAAAACCAAAATTTGAATTTTTCTTGAACAAAATTAGGTGCGTTTTTGGTTGCAAGTCCAGATGGGAAAGGGGATACATGGCATGTCAACCGTATTGCCGAAAGTGAATGAGCTTGGTTTTTTTCAGTTGCGGCTGGAATCGATCGGCGGATTGGGCGCCAATTTGGCCGGGAAGATGCTGGCGGAAGCCGGGGTGGTAGGCGCGGGACTGAACGGCGTGAGCTTCTCGTCTTACGGTTCGGAGAAAAAAGGCTCGCCCGTGAAAGCGCATATCCGCTTTTGTGATCCGGAGACGAAAATACGCGACACTTCTCCGGTCGAGCGGCCGCATGTGGTTGGTATTTTCCATGAGAATTTGGCCAAGACAATCAACGTTGTCAGCGGCATTTACGAGGACAGCATCGTACTGGTCAATTCCACAAAAAGCCCGGAAAAATTGAAAGAAAAACTGAAAATGGTTGCGGGGACCATTGCCGTAATCGATGCCACCGGCATTGCCCTCGAGGAAAACAACCGCGTAAACATGGCGATGTTAGGCGGTTTATTCCGTTTATGCAGCTTTTTGGACCCGCAAATTATGCGCGATGTCATTCGCAATTCCCTGATCAAAAAATATCCGCAGGCGGTGGAACCGGCGCTGCGCACCTTCGAGCGCGGGTACAACGAAGTAAAGTCCCAGACGTTCGCCTTGCCGAAAGGCGCGCAAATGCCCGCCTACACGCGCATGGATACTCCCATTCTCGGCTACGAAACGCAGGCGATTGGCGGGACGATTATCAATCCCGGCAACAGCATCCTGAAAGATTTAAGCATTTCGCGTTCCGGGATGATGCCGCATTTCGATCAGGAAAAATGCATCCATTGCGCCAACTGCGACAATGTTTGCCCGGATTTCTGCTTTGTTTGGGAAGAACAGCCGGATAAAAAAGGCCGCCCGCAAATGTTCCTGCAGGGCATTGACTATCAATATTGCAAAGGCTGCTTGAAGTGCGTCGTCGCTTGCCCCACGGATGCGCTTACCGAGGCGCGCGAATACGACGACGGCTACGCGGATGAACACAGAGTGGCCCATCGCTGGAATTTGATAGCGAATTGAAATCCCTAATTAAAATCGAGAGGTGAGCATGCCGATGGCGATTGAGATTAAACGCGAAGTGGGCGCCGGGAAAGTGGAACAGCGCATGGTGTACGAATCCGGCAACGAGATGGCCGCCTACGCCGCGCATCAGATCAACTACCATATCATGGGGTATTTTCCGATTTCGCCTTCCACCGAAGTTGCGCAATTTCTGGATTTAATGAAAGCAAACGGCCAACATGACATCAAGCTGATTCCGGCGGACGGCGAACATGGTTCGGCCGGAATATGCTACGGCGCCTCCACGGGCGGCGGCAGGGTATTCAATGCGACCAGCGCCAACGGTTATCTGTATATGCTGGAACAGATGCCGGTGCAATCGGGGACGCGGTTTCCGATGGTCATGAACCTGGTTTGCCGTTCGGTGTCCGGCCCGCTCGACATTCACGGCGATCACTCCGATCTGTATTATGCGCTTTTAACCGGCTGGCCGATCTTGCTTGCGCGCGATCCGCAGGCGGTTTACGACATGAACCTGATCGCGCTGAAACTCGCGGAGGATCCGGAGGTGCGCCTGCCTGTCCTGGTCGCGTTTGACGGTTATTTTACTTCGCACCAAA of the Bacilli bacterium genome contains:
- a CDS encoding EAL domain-containing protein, which codes for MAIIARNAEGVFVLMRNSAAYTITATAITFLAGTIWTFIFVRLAGGGWTVSVPVELLNAIVPACIAGATFSVLTGVYRRNSAKRHHPSTQNDVRFFDFFHQANDGMLLVEVDERGSISRIVDVNAVLCAQMGFMKWEFISFGKEILSGLNRELLGGVWEKLLVNGGCTFDWKFVSKMDRLYWYEVSASRTSVDGQDAVLGILRDVTERKRSERKIRKLAFYDAVTGLPNLRVFEERFYHELHEAKRKHCQLAVFVLDIDRFRVFNDTMGRAFGDKLLMRVAGRIKGCLSDRDLLVRMDGDDFRLLLPQIADAKAAVEMAEKLQKAFQDSYMIDGNEVHATIHIGIALYPTDGEDLETLYRCANFAMYHAIERSAPYQLYGPEMNPGLQQLMMIESDLKRAIQRGQFQMYYQPQVNLADGKMIGMEALIRWIHPEKGPISPTQFIPVAEETGMIIQIGEWVIREVCAQQKRWQNEGIALLPVAINLSMRQFTQSNIVDVVREALAQNDLSPACIVLEITESMTMNAERATDVLRQFRGVGVGIHLDDFGIGYSSLNYLKRFPLDKIKIDRSFVRDMLDDENDASIVSTIISLAHHLGLKVIAEGVEKQEQSKFLQEQRCDEVQGFYYSPPVPSAELAKMLKAQ
- a CDS encoding PilZ domain-containing protein — protein: MINNGRVEFGANYLRSEAQLSLLALMHSRTVLESIDYVSTGTISYAEGDILEVEIFDTERFSLGETLKVTVYSPIGIFTFYSTIIARAEDALMIFHPPEHQKKFGEKRDYPRIPVTKEASIISLSAPSETDVISPDLPLAVSLRNMSMGGIGFVVEETLHIPERARLTLELEFDEPFACTMEVVRNKPETDGFNYIGAKFVDLQDPLFSFLRSYILHAQVELYYQNKIANKHDQSKEKRHYRSLV
- a CDS encoding 2-oxoacid:acceptor oxidoreductase family protein — its product is MSTVLPKVNELGFFQLRLESIGGLGANLAGKMLAEAGVVGAGLNGVSFSSYGSEKKGSPVKAHIRFCDPETKIRDTSPVERPHVVGIFHENLAKTINVVSGIYEDSIVLVNSTKSPEKLKEKLKMVAGTIAVIDATGIALEENNRVNMAMLGGLFRLCSFLDPQIMRDVIRNSLIKKYPQAVEPALRTFERGYNEVKSQTFALPKGAQMPAYTRMDTPILGYETQAIGGTIINPGNSILKDLSISRSGMMPHFDQEKCIHCANCDNVCPDFCFVWEEQPDKKGRPQMFLQGIDYQYCKGCLKCVVACPTDALTEAREYDDGYADEHRVAHRWNLIAN